The genomic window GCTCGGGAAAAGATCTTCTCCGAGGAGCGGGGCGGATATCTCTGGGCTCCGGTGGCGGTGACCGGGACGGTCCGGGATCCCCAGGAGGACCTCAGCCCGCGGGTCGCCGCCCTCGCAAGGGAAGCGGTGAAGGCCGGGGTCGAGCGGGCGATCCACTCGGCCTTGGATTTCCTGCGACGCTCCCAGCAGCCGCCCAAGCCATAGCGCCTCGGGAGCCGCGTCGCTGGTGCCGGAAAAGACAGGAAAGTCCTGGTGGAGTTGGCCGAACTGGCGATCGAAGGATCAATCTGGGATTTTCGACGGACTCTGCGAGCTGTGTGCCTATGGGCACCAGACCTCTTCCAGATTCCAGACGACCGAGCCGATCTTCGGGATCTGGACGTTGCGCCATTTGTCCCGCAGCCCCGCGTAGATGTTGGGTGTAACTAGATAGATGTAGGGAACTTCTTCGCTGAGGATCTGCTGGACTTCGTCCCAATCGCGCTTGCGAACCGTTTCGTCCAAGGTCGTGAGCTGGGCGAGCATGAGGGAGTCGATCCGGGCCTCCCAAGGAGTGGAGGGCTCGGGCTCGCTCGGATGCCACTGGTGCAGCCGTCCCTTGCTCATGAAGACCGACATGCCGTCGGCGGGATCGCCTCCTCCCGTCAAGCCGAGCAGGCAGGCCTCGTAGTCGAAGGAGTCGCTGATCTTGGTCACCAGCGCCCCGAAGTCGAGGAATTGGAGCCGCGCATCGATGCCCAGCGCCTTCATGTTCTGCTGGAAGACCGTCGCCATCGCCGTGCGCAGGGAGTTCTCCTGGTTGGTCAGGAGGGTGAAGCCCACCGGATGACCCTCTGCATCCTCGAGCGTGCCGTCTCCCCGACGATGGAAGCCCGCTTCGGTCAGCAGCTGCTCGGCGCGTGCGGGATCAAAGGGATACTGGCGGATTCGCGGGTTGAACCACTTGGTGTTGGCCGGGCTTTCCGGTCCCCACAGAGGCTGGCCGCGGCCGAAGAGGATGCCCTTGACCATGCCCTCCCGGTCGATCCCATAGGAGATCGCCTGTCGGAAGCGGCGGTCTTGGAACCAACGGAGCTTATAGGGGGTCACGAAGGGCTTGCCGCTCTTGTCGCGGCCCGGATTCTGGTTGAACCAGAGGAAGGTCGATGCGGTAGAGGGGCCCCGGTCGTGCACCGTGTAGTGGTAGATCGTCTCCCCGCGACGGACCCACGCGACGTCGTCGGGAGGAATCGTGTCGGCGTCGGTCTGCCCGGAGGCGAAGGCGACCACGCTGGCGTTCTGGTCCTTTACGAACTTGACGATCAGAAAGTCGACGTAGGGGAGACGGCGGCCCTCTGAATCGACCCGCCAATAGCGGGGATTGGCATCGAGAATGATCAGCTGGCCGGGTCGGTAGCTGTGCAAGCGGAAGGCGCCGCTGCTCGCAATCGCCCCGGGCGTCTTTTGCGCGGTAAAGATGCTCCAGGCACGGAGCAGGGTTCCGTCCTCATAGGCGCCTTGGAGGAGATGCTTCGGCATGATCGTCACCCCGGACATGTAGCGCAGGAAAGGGGCGAAGATCTCCGGGGTGCGGATCCGCACGGTATGGCGGTCGAGCTTCTCGACCAGGAAGGGCTTGCCGTTGACCGAAAGGTCGTAGGAATTCCGGTTGGGATACCGCGGGTCGTAGACGCATTGAAAGGTGAAGAGAACGTCATCGGCGGTCAGGGGGACGCCGTCGCTCCAAGTCAACCCTTCGCGAAGGTGAAAGGTGAAGGTGCGGCTATCCGCCTCGACCTCCCACGATTTGGCCAGTGCCGGAACGACTTCTTCCCGAATCGGGTTGTACGAGGTAAGCCCATCGAAGAGCAGGCCGAGAAAGGAGGCCGAGGAGGCGTCTTCAGCGACCAGCCAGTTGAAGGTATTGGGCTCTCCGGGGCTGACCTCGACGAAGAGGCCGCCCCGTTTCCCCGGCTGGGCCTGGGAGACGTCGGCGTCCTTGGGAATCGGGAAGATCGGCCGCTCCCCGAGGTGGGAGGGGCGGGAGCAGGAGAGGGTTGCCAGCCCCAGGCCGACCGAGAGAAGCGCATGGAGCGGGCGAAAGCTTGTCTTCCTGCCGATCATCCCCTATGGCATACCGCATTCCGCGCCCTTCTCGCCAGCCGAGTCTTGCGTCCGCGCGGCGGGAAGCCGTTGCGCAGGAGCCGCGATGAGAAGAAGCTTTTCGTTTCCTGGATCCCAGGTTAGACGAAGCAGGAGGAGAAGAGAGTGATTCGACAAAAGACTTTGCGCGAGCCCGTTCGGATCGAAGGGAGCTCCCTGCACACGGGCCAACCGGTGTCCCTGGTGTTGCGTCCGGCCGACCCCGACACGGGCTACCTGTTCAAGCGGGTGGATCTGCCCGATGAGCCCACCGTCGCCGCCCGCATCGAGCATGTGCGGCAGACGGAGCGGGCGACGACCTTGGGGGAAGGCAACGTGAAGATCCACACGGTCGAGCATGTCTTGGCGAGCCTGCGGGGCAGCGGGGTCGACAACGCTCTCATCGAGCTCAGCGCCAACGAGCCGCCGATTGGGGACGGCAGCGGAAGGATCTATGTCGAGGCGATCCGGCGCGTGGGGCTCGTCGAGCAGGATCGGCCGGTATCGTTCTTCGAGTTGCGGGATCCTCTCTACGTCCAGGGCAGGGATGGAGCCTACCTCGTCGCTTGGCCGAGCTCATCCTTCTCTCTCACCTGTACCCAGGTGACGCATACCGGAAAGTTCACGCAGTTCCTCCATTGGGAGCATGACCCCGAGCGCTTTGCCGCGGAGATTGCCCCCGCCAGGACCTTTGTCTTTTACGAGGAGGTACAGCCTCTGATGGAAAAAGGATTGATCAAGGGGGGGAGCCTCGAAAATGCGATCGTGATTCGCGGGGATACCGTCTTTTGTCAGGAGCCCCTCCGGTTCGAGGATGAGTTCGTCCGTCATAAGGTCTTCGACATGATCGGGGATCTCGCCCTCTTCCCGCACCGGCTCAAAGCGCATATCCTTGCGGCGAAGCCGAGCCACACCCTGAACGTGGAGATGGCGCGGGCACTCCAGAAGGCGCACCGGGATTATGTTTCCCAGCTCATGCCGCTTGAGAATATTCCCACGGGCGAAGGGGCTCTGGACATCC from Methylacidimicrobium sp. B4 includes these protein-coding regions:
- a CDS encoding ABC transporter substrate-binding protein; amino-acid sequence: MIGRKTSFRPLHALLSVGLGLATLSCSRPSHLGERPIFPIPKDADVSQAQPGKRGGLFVEVSPGEPNTFNWLVAEDASSASFLGLLFDGLTSYNPIREEVVPALAKSWEVEADSRTFTFHLREGLTWSDGVPLTADDVLFTFQCVYDPRYPNRNSYDLSVNGKPFLVEKLDRHTVRIRTPEIFAPFLRYMSGVTIMPKHLLQGAYEDGTLLRAWSIFTAQKTPGAIASSGAFRLHSYRPGQLIILDANPRYWRVDSEGRRLPYVDFLIVKFVKDQNASVVAFASGQTDADTIPPDDVAWVRRGETIYHYTVHDRGPSTASTFLWFNQNPGRDKSGKPFVTPYKLRWFQDRRFRQAISYGIDREGMVKGILFGRGQPLWGPESPANTKWFNPRIRQYPFDPARAEQLLTEAGFHRRGDGTLEDAEGHPVGFTLLTNQENSLRTAMATVFQQNMKALGIDARLQFLDFGALVTKISDSFDYEACLLGLTGGGDPADGMSVFMSKGRLHQWHPSEPEPSTPWEARIDSLMLAQLTTLDETVRKRDWDEVQQILSEEVPYIYLVTPNIYAGLRDKWRNVQIPKIGSVVWNLEEVWCP
- a CDS encoding bifunctional UDP-3-O-[3-hydroxymyristoyl] N-acetylglucosamine deacetylase/3-hydroxyacyl-ACP dehydratase — encoded protein: MIRQKTLREPVRIEGSSLHTGQPVSLVLRPADPDTGYLFKRVDLPDEPTVAARIEHVRQTERATTLGEGNVKIHTVEHVLASLRGSGVDNALIELSANEPPIGDGSGRIYVEAIRRVGLVEQDRPVSFFELRDPLYVQGRDGAYLVAWPSSSFSLTCTQVTHTGKFTQFLHWEHDPERFAAEIAPARTFVFYEEVQPLMEKGLIKGGSLENAIVIRGDTVFCQEPLRFEDEFVRHKVFDMIGDLALFPHRLKAHILAAKPSHTLNVEMARALQKAHRDYVSQLMPLENIPTGEGALDIREVLKILPHRYPFLMIDRVLRFEGNAKAVGQKAVTMNEPYFQGHFPGHPIMPGVLQLEAMAQLASILLLRQAGNAGKLGFFMSADKVKFRRPVMPGDTLIVEAELVSFRGKIGRASGRCLVNDQVSCEGDLLFALVDSI